The following is a genomic window from uncultured Draconibacterium sp..
AAAAATAAATGAATTGGTCTTATTAAGTCCAGCTTTGCAAAAGTTAAAACAGGGACTGGAACTGACACCGCAGGAGATTGATGAACTGGCAGAAGATTTGCACAACGAACATCCACATATAACAATCGACTTGCTCCGTAAGGTATATAGTCACCGCAAAGCGCAATATGTACAATTCATAAAACACGTTTTGGGTATAGAGCTGTTGGAAAGCTTTGAAGAAACTGTCACGAAGGCTTTTGACGAGTTCTTAAAGCGACATAGTTATTTAACCAGTCGTCAATTACAGTTCCTGGACTTATTGAAAAATTATGTAATAGAGAAGGGTGAATTAACCAAACGTAATTTGATTGAATCACCGTTTACTATGATTCACCCAGAGGGCGTAAGAGGTATTTTTAGCCCTAAAGAGATAGATGAAATTCTAGATTTAACTAAAAAAGTACTGGCGGCATAATGAAGATGGATGAACTGAAATGGACTAAATGGAAGCCAATGCCTACGCCTGAGAACTGTAGAACTATTGTAGGCCCTGTTGGTCCTGGTGTTTATCAGATTAGAAACAAGAAAACAAATGAATATATTCAATTTGGGGAAAGCGTTACTTGTCAAAAAAGGATGAAATCTTTCTTTCCAAAACCGTATGGAATTGGAGCCAGAAACAATGAAGATAAAAGAATTTATATACTTATGAATTGGCAAGATTTAGAATACCGAACCCTTCAGACTGATTCAAAGGAGGAAGCTGTATCAATTGACAGGTATTTGAAGTCGCTCAATATTCACAAGTTTAATACATAAAGAAAGAAAAATATAATGCTGCAAAATAACAGCACATTAAAATCATTAATAGAAAAGCTCTGGAATAATTTCTGGAGCGGCGGCATTGCCAATCCACTTACGGCAATAGAGCAGATAACATATTTGCTTTTCATGAAGCGTTTGGACGATTTAGAAGCCAAGCGTGAACGCGATGCTGAGTTCACTGGGGAGCGTTATAATTCCCGTTTTAAAGGAACGTTTGTTATTCCCGGGACAGAAGAGAAAGTGGATAAAAATGAATTACGATTAAGCGTATTCAAACACTATCCGGCTGAACAAATGTTAATGCACGTTCAAACAAAAGTTTTTCCGTTTCTGAAAGTATTAAATGGTGAGACCTCGGCTTTTACCAAACATATGAAGAATGCCGTCTTTATTATGCCCAAGGCGAGTTTACTGGTCGAAGCTATTAATATCATTGAACAGATTTTTACAGAAATAGAACGAGATGCAACAGAAGGCGGCCAAGCTTTTCAAGATATTCAAGGCGATGTTTATGAAATGCTACTTTCTGAAATCGCAACGGCTGGGAAAAATGGACAATTTCGTACCCCCCGCCATATTATCAAACTGATGGCTGAATTGGTTGCGCCACAGCTTGGGCAACGTATTGCTGACCCAGCATGTGGTACAAGCGGATTTTTGCTTGGAGCCTATCAATACATCCTGAGCGATTTGGTAAGAAAGAAAGACCCGAAAAAACTTGTAAAGGATGAAGATGGATTTGAAAGGGCGGCTATCAGTGCCGTTCTCACCAAAAAAGTAAAGGAAATTCTTGACCAAAGTTTTTCCGGTTACGACATTGATACGACCATGGTGCGTTTAGGAATGATGAACCTGATGATGCACGGTATTGACGAGCCTTTGATTGATTATAAGGACACTCTTAGTAAGAGCTATAATGAAACAGGACAGTACGACGTCATCTTGGCAAATCCGCCTTTTACCGGAAATATTGATAAAGGCGATATAAATGAAACGCTTCAATTGCCGACAACTAAGACCGAATTGCTGTTTGTTGAGCGTATTTTTCACATGCTTAAAATAGGCGGTACGGCGGCGGTGATTGTTCCTCAAGGGGTATTATTTGGTAGTGGCAAAGCATTTAAAACATTACGTCAGACCCTTATAGAAAAAGCTGAGCTAAAAGCAGTAATAGCCATGCCAAGCGGTGTGTTTAAACCCTATGCCGGAGTGGCTACCGCTATTTTACTCTTTACCAAAGGTGGTGAAACCAACAATGTCTGGTTTTACGGTATGGAGAACGACGGTTACAGCTTGGATGATAAACGCAATAAGATTGCAGGTAGCGATTTGTTGGATATAGTAAAATGCTACAAAGCCCGCAAACCAGGAAAAGACAATGACCGAAAAAGTAAACACTTTTTTGTTCCTAAGGCTGAAATCGAAGAAAACGGCTATGACCTGAGTTTTAGTAAGTACAAAGAAGAAGTGTATGAAGAAGTGATATATGAAAAGCCGGATATAATTATAGGTAAACTGGAAAGTATCGAAAATGAGATTAGTAAAGGTTTGACTGAACTTAAAGGCTTGATGCAATGAAATTTGAAAAGTTGGAAAATATCGCCGATGTAATAGCAGGTCAGTCACCACCTTCCTCAACATATAATAAAGAAGGTAATGGAATACCTTTTTTTCAAGGTAAGGCTGACTACGGTAAAAAATATCCAATCGTTAGGAATTGGTGTACGTCACCTACAAAAATTTCCAAGCCAGATGACATTTTAATCTCGGTACGTGCACCTGTAGGCCCAGTAAATATAAATAATGTTGAATCCTGTATTGGTCGTGGTTTAAGTGCAATTAGAGTTAAAGAGAACTATAGTATGCCATATGTGTTTAGTTTTTTAAAAGCTAATGAAATTAAAATTGCAAATCTTGGTGTTGGGTCAACGTTTACTGCCATTACACAAAAAGATTTAAGAAACTTAATTATTCCGACACCAGATTATAAAACACAACTTTATATTGCCCATATTCTTTCTAAGATCGAAGATTTGATAACCCAACGAAAAGAAAGTATTTTCCTACTTGATGAATATTTAAAATCAGTGTTTTGGGAGATGTTTGGGAATAATACAGACAATGACAAAGACTGGAATAAAATTTCACTGATTGATGGTTGTGTAAATAAAAAGGATGTGAAATGCGGCCCCTTCGGTACACAGTTGAACAAAAGTGAATATCAAGAAAATGGTATTCCGGTTTGGGGAATTCCTCAAATAAATTCTGAGTTTAAAATACTTCCAAAAGAATTTTTAACGGACAGGAAAGCATTTGAGTTAGATGATTATTCTGTTATTCCCTACGACATTGTAATGTCAAGAAAGGGTAATGTTGGAAAATGTTCTTTGTTTCCAAAAGGATTTCCAAAAGGCATTATTCATTCGGATGTTTTAAGAATCAGAACAGACGAGAAAAAGGTTCATCCTGTCTTTTTATTGTTTCAATTGAAATACAGCAAGAAAATTGAAGTGCAAATTAAAGGAGTAACTAAAGGCGCAATAATGTCTGGAATCAATGTTGGGCTACTAAAACACATCATTATTGACAAGCCACCTCTTGAACTTCAAATCCAATTCGCTCAAATCGTAGAAAAAACTGAAGCCATTAAAGCCCAATACGAACAAAGCTTACAGGAGTTGGAAAGCCTATATGGTAGTTTAAGTCAAAAGGCATTCAGAGGAGAATTAGTGTTTGACAAAGAGCAAACACATGCCGCCATTAAGAAGTCAAATAGAGTGGTGAAATTTGGTGCAAAAGAATTATCAGCGATATCGGATAACAAAAAAGGATTTGCCAAACAGGTTTTGGGTGGAAAAATTGTATCGCTTTTCAGG
Proteins encoded in this region:
- a CDS encoding N-6 DNA methylase is translated as MLQNNSTLKSLIEKLWNNFWSGGIANPLTAIEQITYLLFMKRLDDLEAKRERDAEFTGERYNSRFKGTFVIPGTEEKVDKNELRLSVFKHYPAEQMLMHVQTKVFPFLKVLNGETSAFTKHMKNAVFIMPKASLLVEAINIIEQIFTEIERDATEGGQAFQDIQGDVYEMLLSEIATAGKNGQFRTPRHIIKLMAELVAPQLGQRIADPACGTSGFLLGAYQYILSDLVRKKDPKKLVKDEDGFERAAISAVLTKKVKEILDQSFSGYDIDTTMVRLGMMNLMMHGIDEPLIDYKDTLSKSYNETGQYDVILANPPFTGNIDKGDINETLQLPTTKTELLFVERIFHMLKIGGTAAVIVPQGVLFGSGKAFKTLRQTLIEKAELKAVIAMPSGVFKPYAGVATAILLFTKGGETNNVWFYGMENDGYSLDDKRNKIAGSDLLDIVKCYKARKPGKDNDRKSKHFFVPKAEIEENGYDLSFSKYKEEVYEEVIYEKPDIIIGKLESIENEISKGLTELKGLMQ
- a CDS encoding restriction endonuclease subunit S; this translates as MKFEKLENIADVIAGQSPPSSTYNKEGNGIPFFQGKADYGKKYPIVRNWCTSPTKISKPDDILISVRAPVGPVNINNVESCIGRGLSAIRVKENYSMPYVFSFLKANEIKIANLGVGSTFTAITQKDLRNLIIPTPDYKTQLYIAHILSKIEDLITQRKESIFLLDEYLKSVFWEMFGNNTDNDKDWNKISLIDGCVNKKDVKCGPFGTQLNKSEYQENGIPVWGIPQINSEFKILPKEFLTDRKAFELDDYSVIPYDIVMSRKGNVGKCSLFPKGFPKGIIHSDVLRIRTDEKKVHPVFLLFQLKYSKKIEVQIKGVTKGAIMSGINVGLLKHIIIDKPPLELQIQFAQIVEKTEAIKAQYEQSLQELESLYGSLSQKAFRGELVFDKEQTHAAIKKSNRVVKFGAKELSAISDNKKGFAKQVLGGKIVSLFREDQNFTRIKFQKLQYLAEHIAEEDLDWNYYRQAAGPYDNKFMHVITRKLKQNKWFEEKSYKFYPLPKANDIDRYYQNYFGNKNDKLDELFSLLKNATEKFCEAIATIYAVWNNHIILQIAYDESRLKKEFFEWSNRKEMVFTEDEFEKALAWMQKHNITPTGFGYLIKERSKKKKR